One window from the genome of Roseomonas haemaphysalidis encodes:
- the efeO gene encoding iron uptake system protein EfeO: protein MRPMLLLAAGLALCGPAFPGTVLAATPAAVSPLELAAPIARYKLYVIGEARQLVEQTQRFAAAIKAGDMAAARALYAPARVHYERIEPLAELFSDLDTAIDSRADDHAEGEKDAGFTGFHRLEYGLFAQNSTAGLAPVADKLVADVRELQQRIRDLTTPPDKVVGGAAALIEEIAATKISGEENRYSGADLSDFQANLDGAKIIVGVLRPLLERADTALLTGVDGNFAKVDAILARYRTPDGFQNYETLTPSDRNALQAPVTALAEDLSRLRGTLGLD, encoded by the coding sequence ATGCGACCGATGCTCCTGCTGGCCGCCGGCCTCGCCCTGTGCGGCCCGGCCTTCCCCGGCACCGTGCTGGCCGCGACCCCCGCCGCCGTGTCGCCGCTGGAGCTGGCGGCGCCCATCGCGCGCTACAAGCTCTACGTGATCGGCGAGGCGCGGCAGCTGGTGGAGCAGACGCAACGTTTCGCCGCCGCCATCAAGGCCGGCGACATGGCCGCCGCGCGGGCGCTCTACGCGCCGGCCCGGGTGCATTACGAGCGGATCGAGCCGCTGGCCGAGTTGTTCAGCGACCTCGACACCGCCATCGATTCCCGCGCCGACGACCACGCGGAAGGCGAGAAGGATGCCGGCTTCACCGGGTTCCACCGGTTGGAATATGGGTTGTTCGCGCAGAACAGCACGGCGGGACTGGCGCCCGTGGCCGACAAGCTGGTGGCCGACGTGCGCGAGCTGCAGCAGCGCATCCGCGACCTCACCACGCCGCCGGACAAGGTGGTGGGCGGTGCCGCCGCGCTGATCGAGGAGATTGCCGCCACCAAGATCTCGGGCGAGGAGAACCGCTACAGCGGCGCCGACCTGTCCGACTTCCAGGCGAACCTGGACGGCGCCAAGATCATCGTGGGCGTGCTGCGGCCGCTGCTGGAGCGCGCGGACACCGCGCTGCTGACCGGCGTGGACGGCAACTTCGCCAAGGTGGACGCCATCCTCGCCCGCTATCGCACGCCGGACGGCTTTCAAAACTACGAGACGCTGACACCCTCCGACCGCAACGCCCTGCAGGCGCCGGTCACCGCGCTGGCCGAGGACCTGTCCCGGCTGCGCGGCACGCTGGGGCTGGATTGA
- a CDS encoding glycoside hydrolase family 15 protein: protein MDRLPPQGVPTRQAGRRNAGCLPLEDYGALGDGRSVALSGADGSIDWWCVPNLDSPPLFDRLLDPEEGGRFVIAPELPFTVRQSYRPRSNVLETVFTTDTGEARLTESLNSGRAGRLPWAELARRIEGLSGEVRFRLDMRPGRRAQAASPYQSKIGRHFVFHVERVLGLLLHSDGIRCERTDESVTGSFSVSAGSREVLAIIAGMDEPLVVPPVEEIDRRIDISDDEWRAWADSVAHRSSERPAFVRSALALKLLLFSPSGAIAAAATTSLPEGIGGKKNYDYRYAWVRDAGYTIKAFLAAGAQAEAKAAFAWLLDRLRQEGCRVCYTLSGAPVPQVREIDVPGYRDSRPVVTGNLATDQHQHGIYGDIFETAARFVGYGNILDPSSAELLSHIADQCADRWRQKDAGIWELPDAEHYTMSKISCWQALARAVELADQGQLPTTCRERWERERDRIAHWIEANCWSEVQQSFVLHPGSDKLDASLALAVRFGFDGRERLEKTLDAIDRRLGAGPYHYRYSGSEVEEGCFLACSFWMVEARALLGQRSRAQAALGRLTAALDRGVGIYSEMADPGSGTYLGNLPQGLSHLAHIMALDALQDEAPA, encoded by the coding sequence ATGGACCGGCTGCCGCCCCAGGGCGTTCCGACACGCCAGGCGGGGCGGCGGAATGCCGGCTGCCTGCCACTGGAAGACTACGGCGCGCTGGGCGATGGCCGCTCCGTCGCGCTGTCCGGCGCCGATGGCTCGATCGACTGGTGGTGCGTGCCCAACCTCGACTCGCCGCCGCTGTTCGACCGGTTGCTGGACCCCGAGGAAGGTGGGCGCTTCGTGATCGCGCCCGAACTGCCCTTCACGGTGCGGCAATCCTACCGCCCGCGCAGCAACGTCCTGGAAACGGTGTTCACCACGGACACCGGCGAGGCGCGGCTGACCGAATCGCTGAACAGCGGCCGTGCCGGGCGCCTGCCCTGGGCGGAGCTGGCGCGGCGCATCGAGGGCCTGTCCGGCGAGGTGCGCTTCCGGCTGGACATGCGGCCGGGCCGCCGCGCCCAGGCCGCCAGCCCCTACCAGTCCAAAATCGGTCGCCACTTCGTATTCCATGTGGAGCGCGTGCTGGGGCTGCTGCTGCACAGCGACGGCATCCGCTGCGAGCGCACGGACGAAAGCGTCACGGGCAGCTTCTCCGTATCCGCCGGCAGCCGCGAGGTGCTGGCCATCATCGCCGGCATGGACGAGCCGCTGGTGGTGCCGCCGGTGGAGGAGATCGACCGGCGCATCGACATTTCGGACGACGAATGGCGGGCCTGGGCGGACAGCGTGGCGCACCGCAGCTCGGAGCGGCCGGCCTTTGTGCGCAGCGCGCTGGCGCTGAAGCTGCTGCTGTTCTCGCCGTCCGGCGCCATCGCGGCCGCCGCCACCACCTCGCTGCCGGAGGGCATCGGCGGCAAAAAGAATTACGACTACCGCTACGCCTGGGTGCGCGACGCCGGCTACACCATCAAGGCCTTTCTGGCCGCCGGCGCCCAGGCGGAAGCCAAGGCCGCCTTCGCCTGGCTGCTCGACCGGCTGCGGCAGGAAGGCTGCCGGGTGTGCTACACGCTGTCTGGCGCGCCGGTGCCGCAGGTGCGCGAGATCGACGTGCCGGGCTATCGCGATTCCCGGCCGGTGGTGACAGGCAACCTGGCGACCGACCAGCACCAGCACGGCATCTACGGCGACATCTTCGAAACCGCGGCGCGCTTCGTGGGCTACGGCAATATCCTGGACCCCTCCAGCGCCGAGCTGCTGTCGCACATCGCCGACCAGTGCGCCGACCGCTGGCGGCAAAAGGATGCCGGCATCTGGGAACTGCCGGATGCCGAGCATTACACCATGTCCAAGATCAGCTGCTGGCAGGCCCTGGCGCGCGCCGTGGAGCTGGCCGACCAGGGCCAGCTGCCCACCACCTGCCGCGAGCGCTGGGAGCGCGAGCGCGACCGCATCGCGCACTGGATCGAAGCCAACTGCTGGTCGGAGGTGCAGCAGTCCTTCGTGCTGCATCCCGGCTCGGACAAGCTGGACGCATCGCTGGCGCTGGCGGTGCGCTTTGGCTTCGACGGGCGGGAGCGGCTGGAAAAGACCCTGGACGCGATCGACCGCCGCCTGGGCGCCGGGCCATACCACTACCGCTACAGCGGGTCCGAAGTGGAGGAAGGCTGCTTTCTGGCCTGCTCGTTCTGGATGGTGGAAGCGCGCGCGCTGCTCGGCCAGCGCAGCCGCGCGCAGGCGGCGCTGGGCCGGCTGACGGCGGCGCTGGACCGCGGGGTGGGCATCTACAGCGAGATGGCCGACCCCGGCAGCGGCACCTACCTCGGCAACCTGCCGCAGGGGCTGTCGCACCTGGCGCATATCATGGCGCTGGATGCATTGCAGGACGAGGCGCCGGCCTGA
- a CDS encoding SDR family oxidoreductase: MPRTAVVTGGSAGIGLATAEHLARDGWQVAIIARDEARLEEARARLSRYARVIAISADVADAEAVDAAAEQVEAELGPIDAWVNNAMSTVVAPADQITAAEYARVTATTYLSQVHGTLAALRHMKPRNRGVIVQVSSGLGFRAVPMQAAYCAAKFAVSGFTDSLRAELIADHVDVALSVVYLPAVNTPQPSWARNHTGHQQVLPDPLFDPRVCATAIARAIHDPQREYWVGRSTAMMAVGQALAPGFADRQASSFKQQQMGAPAPDKAGNLEEPVPGPARIDGASTDRAVTGTWDIFTSRQRDMLKVAVAGGLLGLGTLIGLGLGRDKPRPVPRPVAARPLHRPDRWRH; this comes from the coding sequence GTGCCCAGAACAGCAGTGGTTACCGGCGGCAGCGCCGGCATCGGCCTTGCCACGGCCGAACATCTGGCCCGCGACGGGTGGCAGGTCGCCATCATCGCCCGCGACGAGGCCCGGCTGGAGGAAGCTCGCGCGCGGCTGTCCCGCTATGCCCGGGTGATCGCCATCAGCGCCGACGTGGCGGATGCCGAGGCGGTGGATGCCGCTGCCGAACAGGTGGAAGCCGAGCTTGGCCCGATCGACGCCTGGGTCAACAACGCCATGTCCACCGTGGTGGCGCCGGCGGACCAGATCACCGCCGCCGAATACGCGCGCGTCACGGCCACCACCTATCTCAGCCAGGTGCACGGCACGCTGGCGGCGCTGCGGCACATGAAGCCGCGCAACCGCGGGGTGATCGTGCAGGTCTCCTCCGGCCTCGGCTTCCGCGCGGTGCCCATGCAGGCGGCCTATTGCGCGGCCAAGTTCGCGGTATCCGGCTTCACGGATTCGCTGCGGGCCGAGTTGATCGCCGACCATGTGGATGTGGCGCTGTCCGTGGTCTACCTGCCGGCGGTCAACACGCCGCAGCCCAGCTGGGCGCGCAACCACACCGGCCACCAGCAGGTGCTGCCCGACCCGCTGTTCGACCCGCGCGTCTGCGCTACGGCCATTGCCCGCGCCATCCACGACCCGCAGCGCGAATACTGGGTGGGCCGTTCCACGGCCATGATGGCGGTGGGCCAGGCGCTGGCGCCGGGCTTCGCCGACCGGCAGGCCAGCTCCTTCAAGCAACAGCAGATGGGCGCGCCGGCCCCGGACAAGGCCGGCAACCTGGAGGAGCCGGTGCCCGGCCCCGCGCGCATCGACGGCGCCTCGACCGACCGCGCGGTGACCGGCACCTGGGACATCTTCACGTCCCGCCAGCGTGACATGCTGAAGGTCGCCGTCGCCGGCGGGCTGCTCGGGCTCGGCACGCTGATCGGGCTGGGCCTGGGCCGCGACAAGCCGCGCCCCGTCCCCCGCCCCGTCGCTGCCCGTCCGCTGCACCGCCCCGATCGCTGGCGGCACTGA
- a CDS encoding DeoR/GlpR family DNA-binding transcription regulator: protein MAPRNVTSLGKAARHAAILDALSTDPTVRISTLAEQFAVSTETVRRDIEALSASGMVRRTYGGASASQPASQPRLSERETLLVAERARIGQAAAALVEDGTVVMLDAGSTTTHFARALAARGVRATLLTNSLDAALAAGASEALRVLVAPGELSVVERGLYGPETAAFLRRFHVDMAVIGASGLTEEGPSEAESRAAWVKRAMLERAPRRLLLVDSSKFGRAFLEQVCPPEQITDLVTEAHPPVPLAAALGRHGLRLTVAEL from the coding sequence ATGGCCCCTCGCAATGTGACCTCTCTCGGCAAGGCCGCCCGCCACGCCGCCATCCTGGACGCGCTGTCCACCGACCCCACGGTGCGCATCAGCACGCTGGCGGAGCAGTTCGCCGTGTCCACGGAAACGGTGCGGCGCGACATCGAGGCGCTGTCGGCGTCCGGCATGGTGCGGCGGACCTATGGCGGCGCTTCCGCCTCCCAGCCGGCCAGCCAGCCGCGGCTGTCGGAGCGGGAAACGCTGCTGGTGGCCGAGCGCGCGCGCATCGGCCAGGCCGCCGCCGCGCTGGTGGAGGACGGCACGGTGGTGATGCTGGACGCGGGCAGCACCACCACGCATTTCGCCCGCGCCCTGGCGGCGCGCGGCGTGCGCGCCACGCTGCTGACCAACAGCCTGGACGCGGCGCTGGCCGCCGGCGCCAGCGAGGCGCTGCGGGTGCTGGTGGCGCCGGGCGAGCTGAGCGTGGTGGAGCGCGGGCTGTACGGCCCCGAGACGGCGGCCTTTCTGCGCCGCTTCCATGTGGACATGGCGGTGATCGGCGCGTCCGGCCTGACCGAGGAAGGCCCGAGCGAGGCGGAAAGCCGCGCCGCCTGGGTCAAGCGCGCCATGCTGGAGCGCGCCCCGCGCCGGCTGCTGCTGGTCGACAGCTCGAAGTTCGGCCGCGCCTTTCTGGAACAGGTGTGCCCGCCCGAGCAGATCACCGACCTGGTGACGGAAGCACATCCGCCGGTGCCGCTGGCTGCCGCGCTGGGGCGGCACGGGCTGCGGCTCACTGTCGCGGAACTGTAA
- a CDS encoding HAD-IIB family hydrolase, with protein MYMTQDLPRPLSAAPAAQLAALRWVLTDIDDTLTLDGRLPARAYAALEALDAAGIAVVPVTGRPAGWCDAIARHWPVAAVVGENGALWYAQDRQARRMLRWQAQPEAERLANQARLHALAAEALRAVPGSAIAADQPFRLFDVAVDFCEDAGPLGLEAAERIAAVFRAGGAEAKVSSIHVNAWIGGWDKLAGIEALFAARFHPFDAVRQQVAFAGDSANDAPLFAAVACSVGVANVAPFLAGMSTPPAFITRAEGGAGFAEFADALLKARGSIPEENAA; from the coding sequence ATGTATATGACACAAGACCTGCCCCGCCCCCTGTCCGCCGCCCCCGCCGCCCAACTCGCCGCGCTGCGCTGGGTGCTGACCGACATCGACGACACCCTGACCCTGGACGGCCGCCTGCCCGCCCGCGCCTATGCGGCGCTGGAAGCGCTGGACGCCGCCGGCATCGCCGTGGTGCCGGTGACCGGCCGCCCGGCCGGCTGGTGCGACGCCATCGCCCGCCATTGGCCGGTGGCCGCCGTGGTCGGCGAGAACGGCGCGCTCTGGTACGCGCAGGACCGGCAGGCGCGGCGCATGCTGCGCTGGCAGGCCCAGCCCGAGGCCGAGCGGCTGGCCAACCAGGCCCGCCTGCATGCGCTGGCGGCCGAGGCGCTGCGTGCCGTGCCCGGCAGCGCCATCGCCGCCGACCAGCCGTTCCGGCTGTTCGACGTGGCGGTGGACTTCTGCGAGGACGCCGGGCCGCTGGGCCTGGAGGCGGCCGAGCGCATCGCCGCCGTATTCCGCGCAGGTGGTGCGGAGGCCAAGGTCTCCTCCATCCACGTCAATGCCTGGATTGGCGGCTGGGACAAGCTGGCCGGCATCGAGGCGCTGTTCGCCGCCCGCTTCCACCCCTTCGATGCGGTGCGCCAGCAGGTCGCCTTCGCGGGCGACAGCGCCAACGACGCGCCGTTGTTCGCCGCCGTCGCCTGCTCGGTCGGTGTCGCCAACGTGGCGCCGTTCCTGGCCGGCATGAGCACGCCGCCCGCCTTTATCACCCGTGCCGAAGGCGGCGCGGGCTTCGCCGAATTCGCCGACGCGCTGCTCAAGGCGCGCGGTTCCATCCCGGAGGAAAACGCAGCATGA
- the phnD gene encoding phosphate/phosphite/phosphonate ABC transporter substrate-binding protein, whose amino-acid sequence MKTLFLAGTALCLSLGALSLSATPAAAQQAACAFRGALDEAYCDANRDMVADAPTDPSKLRDPSTIVFTYTPVEDPALYASQFKPFLDYLTQCTGKRAVYFQVTSNAAQVEAMRSGRLHVAGFSTGPTAFAVNLAGAVPFAVKGDAQGYESYKVVMIVRADSPYQSLADLRGKRVAHTSATSNSGNLAPRAFFPALGLTPDTDYNVVYSGGHDRSVMGVNAGDYDAAPVASDVWTRMIARGQVKRENFRVLWESDPFPTSGFAVASDLKPELSAKIRQCFLDYRFPEQMARDLGGNDRFWPATYAEQWAPVRAVADAVGAPYNRAAFDAESRRELEAEARKRAQAQQPAAPTHVAPTGATPAPAR is encoded by the coding sequence ATGAAAACCCTGTTCCTGGCCGGCACCGCGCTGTGCCTCAGCCTCGGCGCCCTGTCCCTGTCCGCCACGCCCGCCGCCGCCCAGCAGGCCGCCTGCGCCTTCCGTGGCGCGCTGGACGAGGCCTATTGCGACGCCAACCGCGACATGGTGGCCGACGCGCCGACCGACCCGTCCAAGCTGCGCGATCCGTCGACCATCGTCTTCACCTACACGCCGGTGGAAGACCCCGCGCTCTACGCCAGCCAGTTCAAGCCGTTCCTGGATTACCTGACGCAGTGCACCGGCAAGCGCGCCGTGTATTTCCAGGTGACGTCGAACGCCGCGCAGGTCGAGGCCATGCGCTCCGGTCGCCTGCACGTGGCGGGCTTTTCCACCGGCCCCACCGCCTTCGCGGTGAACCTTGCCGGTGCCGTGCCCTTCGCGGTCAAGGGCGATGCCCAGGGCTACGAGAGCTACAAGGTCGTGATGATCGTGCGGGCGGACAGCCCCTACCAGTCGCTGGCGGACCTGCGCGGCAAGCGCGTGGCGCACACCTCGGCTACCTCCAACTCCGGCAACCTGGCGCCGCGCGCCTTCTTTCCCGCGCTCGGCCTGACGCCGGACACGGACTACAACGTGGTGTATTCCGGCGGCCATGACCGCAGCGTGATGGGCGTCAATGCCGGCGACTACGATGCCGCGCCCGTGGCGTCGGACGTCTGGACCCGCATGATCGCGCGCGGCCAGGTGAAGCGCGAGAACTTCCGCGTGCTGTGGGAAAGCGATCCCTTCCCCACCAGCGGCTTCGCCGTCGCCAGCGACCTGAAGCCGGAGCTGTCCGCCAAGATCCGCCAGTGCTTCCTGGATTACCGCTTCCCCGAGCAGATGGCGCGCGACCTGGGCGGCAACGACCGCTTCTGGCCCGCGACCTATGCCGAGCAGTGGGCGCCGGTCCGCGCCGTGGCCGATGCCGTGGGCGCCCCCTACAACCGCGCCGCCTTTGATGCCGAAAGCCGCCGCGAGCTGGAAGCCGAGGCGCGCAAGCGGGCCCAGGCGCAGCAGCCCGCCGCCCCCACCCATGTCGCGCCCACGGGTGCCACGCCCGCGCCCGCGCGCTGA
- the phnC gene encoding phosphonate ABC transporter ATP-binding protein, whose translation MTAAPQGTPGGAAPAVASVLQIRKLVKEYAAGKPVLKGIDVSVPAEGITAIIGPSGTGKSTLIRCINRLVEPTSGSITLHGAELTGLRGKQLRLARRRIGMVFQEYNLVERLTVMENVLSGRLGYVPLWRAWLRKYPEEDIQRAFMLLDAVGLPEHATRRADALSGGQRQRVGIARALMQRPEILLADEPTSSLDPRTAVEVLELLTKLTAAEGVPVIINIHNVELAKRYARRIIGMSGGSVVFDGPPEELEQHHLRAIYGGEDWL comes from the coding sequence ATGACCGCCGCACCCCAGGGAACCCCTGGGGGCGCGGCGCCCGCCGTCGCCAGCGTCCTGCAGATCCGCAAGCTGGTGAAGGAATACGCCGCCGGCAAGCCGGTGCTGAAGGGCATCGACGTGTCGGTGCCGGCCGAGGGCATCACCGCCATCATCGGCCCTTCCGGCACCGGCAAGTCCACGCTGATCCGCTGCATCAACCGGCTGGTGGAGCCGACCAGCGGCTCCATCACGCTGCACGGCGCGGAGCTGACCGGGCTGCGCGGCAAGCAGCTGCGGCTGGCGCGGCGGCGCATCGGCATGGTGTTCCAGGAATACAACCTGGTCGAGCGCCTGACGGTCATGGAGAACGTGCTCAGCGGCCGGCTCGGCTACGTGCCGCTGTGGCGCGCCTGGCTGCGCAAGTACCCGGAGGAGGATATCCAGCGCGCCTTCATGCTGCTGGATGCTGTCGGCCTGCCGGAACACGCGACGCGCCGCGCCGACGCGCTGTCCGGCGGCCAGCGGCAGCGCGTCGGCATCGCCCGCGCGCTGATGCAGCGGCCGGAGATCCTGCTGGCCGACGAACCGACCTCCTCGCTCGACCCGCGCACCGCGGTCGAGGTGCTGGAACTGCTGACAAAGCTGACGGCGGCCGAGGGCGTGCCGGTCATCATCAACATCCACAACGTCGAGCTCGCCAAGCGCTACGCGCGCCGCATCATCGGCATGTCCGGCGGCTCCGTGGTGTTCGACGGCCCGCCGGAGGAGCTGGAGCAGCACCACCTGCGCGCCATCTACGGCGGCGAGGACTGGCTGTGA
- the phnE gene encoding phosphonate ABC transporter, permease protein PhnE: MSATTARRVAFAPNWALRAALLVLLAYTVWASSRLGLSWDRVAHGMGEGGRLLARMVPPNFERWQLLLEGMLESLQIAVLASALGILISLPLSVLAARNLSPLWIAGPVRGVIAVCRSLHYVIVAILFVKAIGFGALAGTAALVVASVGFIAKLFAEAIEEISMKQVEAIRATGAGVMKVLFYAVLPQVSSRFIGFCLYQLDSNLRNSTLVGIVGAGGIGGTLFAAFKRFDYDFVAAILLSIIALIFLAEIISGRIRAALR, translated from the coding sequence GTGAGCGCCACCACCGCACGGCGCGTCGCCTTCGCGCCCAACTGGGCGCTGCGCGCGGCGCTGCTGGTGCTGCTCGCCTATACGGTCTGGGCGTCCTCGCGCCTCGGCCTGAGCTGGGACCGCGTGGCGCATGGCATGGGCGAGGGCGGCCGGCTGCTGGCCCGCATGGTGCCGCCGAACTTCGAGCGCTGGCAGCTGCTGCTGGAAGGCATGCTGGAAAGCTTGCAGATCGCTGTGCTGGCTTCCGCGCTCGGTATCCTGATCTCGCTGCCGCTGTCCGTGCTGGCGGCGCGCAACCTGTCGCCGCTCTGGATCGCCGGGCCGGTGCGCGGCGTGATCGCGGTCTGCCGCTCGCTGCACTACGTGATCGTCGCCATCCTGTTCGTGAAGGCCATCGGCTTCGGCGCGCTGGCCGGCACGGCGGCGCTGGTGGTGGCTTCCGTCGGCTTCATCGCCAAGCTCTTCGCCGAAGCCATCGAGGAGATCTCGATGAAGCAGGTGGAGGCGATCCGCGCCACCGGCGCCGGCGTGATGAAGGTGCTGTTCTACGCGGTGCTGCCGCAGGTCTCCTCGCGCTTCATCGGCTTCTGCCTGTACCAGCTCGACAGCAACCTGCGGAACTCCACGCTGGTCGGCATCGTCGGCGCGGGCGGCATCGGCGGCACGCTGTTCGCGGCCTTCAAGCGCTTCGACTACGACTTCGTGGCCGCCATCCTGCTTTCCATCATCGCCCTCATCTTCCTGGCCGAGATCATCTCCGGCCGCATCCGGGCCGCCCTGCGATGA
- the phnE gene encoding phosphonate ABC transporter, permease protein PhnE, whose amino-acid sequence MNSITHDPVAPLRREWQRHTPAQRISRWLVWLACVAAVVWAVRSIDIIPEFLADAPEQMGDMLVRMWPPELSHYYPEVHNALIETLHIATLGTVFCFILAVPLALLAARNICTIRPINALAQLGLVASRSVNSLVWALLFVAIFGPGPAAGVFAIAFRSVGFVGKLLAEALEETAPGPREALRAAGAPWGSELLKGVWPQVQPAFWGIALFRWDINVRESAVLGLVGAGGIGLVLDDAINFFQWPRVATVLLAVLVVVLLAEIIVTRIRARLI is encoded by the coding sequence ATGAACAGCATCACGCATGATCCCGTCGCGCCGCTCCGGCGCGAATGGCAGCGCCACACGCCCGCGCAGCGCATCTCCCGCTGGCTGGTCTGGCTCGCCTGCGTCGCCGCCGTCGTCTGGGCGGTGCGCAGCATCGACATCATCCCCGAGTTCCTGGCGGACGCGCCGGAGCAGATGGGCGACATGCTGGTGCGGATGTGGCCGCCCGAGCTGTCGCATTACTACCCGGAAGTGCACAACGCGCTGATCGAGACGCTGCACATCGCGACGCTCGGCACCGTGTTCTGCTTTATCCTGGCCGTGCCGCTGGCGCTGCTGGCGGCGCGCAACATCTGCACGATCCGCCCGATCAACGCGCTGGCGCAGCTCGGCCTCGTCGCGTCCCGCTCGGTCAACTCGCTGGTCTGGGCGTTGCTGTTCGTCGCCATCTTCGGCCCCGGCCCGGCGGCGGGCGTCTTCGCCATCGCGTTCCGCTCGGTGGGCTTCGTCGGCAAGCTGCTGGCGGAAGCCCTGGAGGAAACCGCGCCTGGCCCGCGCGAGGCACTGCGCGCCGCTGGTGCCCCCTGGGGCTCGGAGCTGCTGAAGGGCGTCTGGCCGCAGGTGCAGCCGGCCTTCTGGGGCATCGCGCTGTTCCGCTGGGACATCAACGTGCGCGAAAGCGCCGTGCTCGGCCTGGTCGGCGCCGGCGGCATCGGGCTGGTGCTGGACGATGCCATCAACTTCTTCCAGTGGCCGCGCGTCGCCACCGTGCTGCTGGCGGTGCTGGTGGTGGTGCTGTTGGCCGAGATCATCGTCACCCGCATCCGCGCGAGGCTGATCTGA
- the glpD gene encoding glycerol-3-phosphate dehydrogenase: MPGTIDLLVIGGGANGAGIARDAAGRGLSVLLVERGDLGGATSSNSSKLVHGGLRYLEHREFRLVREALAEREVLLRTAPHIVWPMRFVLPHVPDMRPRWMLRTGLFLYDNLAKRVTLPGSQALDFRTHPWGAPLNGAATHGFAYSDAWVEDSRLVILNARDAAARGAEVRVRTRFIGAARDAEGWTVTLEAEGGQRETIRARAIANAAGPWVMQALQDTGVKAPDRIRLVRGSHIVVPALYEGDQAYILQNDDRRVVFVIPYEGRFTLIGTTDVPHDPDSGPPRCTPEEAAYLCRAVSRQFRKPVTPEDIVWTYSGVRPLHDDGAENPSAVTRDYVLKMDRSAAPLLSVFGGKITTYRRLAEDAATQLCDALGRPRPAWTAGSTLPGGDLGGLSAQAFLAAAAARYPFLPADRLARLFHCYGGELDQVLGGAASAGELGEDLGGGITERELDWMVRNEWVRAPDDALWRRTKRGLHMTPAERDRFAVAFQGLAQVA, encoded by the coding sequence ATGCCCGGCACCATCGACCTCCTGGTCATCGGCGGCGGGGCTAACGGCGCCGGCATCGCGCGCGACGCGGCGGGGCGCGGGCTGTCCGTGCTGCTGGTGGAGCGCGGCGACCTCGGCGGCGCCACCTCCTCCAACTCCTCCAAGCTGGTGCATGGCGGGCTGCGCTACCTGGAGCACCGCGAGTTCCGGCTGGTGCGCGAGGCGCTGGCGGAGCGCGAGGTGCTGCTGCGCACCGCCCCGCACATCGTCTGGCCCATGCGCTTCGTGCTGCCGCACGTGCCGGACATGCGGCCGCGCTGGATGCTGCGCACCGGACTGTTCCTGTACGACAACCTGGCCAAGCGCGTGACCCTGCCCGGCAGCCAGGCGCTGGACTTCCGCACCCATCCCTGGGGCGCGCCGCTGAACGGCGCCGCCACGCACGGCTTCGCTTATTCCGATGCCTGGGTGGAGGATTCCCGCCTCGTCATCCTGAACGCCCGCGATGCCGCGGCGCGCGGCGCCGAGGTCCGCGTCCGCACGCGCTTTATCGGCGCGGCCCGCGATGCCGAGGGCTGGACCGTGACGCTGGAGGCCGAGGGCGGCCAGCGCGAAACGATCCGCGCCCGTGCCATCGCCAATGCTGCCGGCCCCTGGGTGATGCAGGCGCTGCAGGATACCGGCGTGAAGGCACCGGACCGCATCCGCCTGGTGCGCGGCAGCCACATCGTGGTGCCCGCGCTGTACGAGGGCGACCAGGCCTACATCCTGCAGAACGACGACCGGCGCGTGGTCTTCGTGATCCCCTACGAGGGGCGCTTCACGCTGATCGGCACCACGGACGTGCCGCACGACCCGGACAGCGGCCCGCCCCGCTGCACGCCGGAGGAAGCGGCCTATCTGTGCCGCGCCGTGTCCCGCCAGTTCCGCAAGCCGGTGACGCCCGAGGACATCGTCTGGACCTATTCCGGCGTGCGCCCGCTGCACGACGACGGGGCCGAGAACCCTTCCGCCGTGACGCGGGACTATGTGTTGAAGATGGACCGGTCGGCCGCGCCGCTGCTGTCCGTGTTCGGCGGCAAGATCACCACCTACCGCCGGCTGGCCGAGGACGCGGCGACGCAGCTTTGCGACGCGCTGGGCCGCCCCCGCCCCGCCTGGACCGCCGGCAGCACCCTGCCCGGCGGCGACCTGGGCGGGCTGTCGGCGCAAGCCTTCCTTGCCGCCGCCGCCGCGCGCTACCCCTTTCTGCCGGCCGACCGGCTGGCCCGGCTGTTCCATTGCTATGGCGGCGAGCTGGACCAGGTGCTGGGCGGTGCCGCCTCCGCTGGCGAACTAGGCGAGGACCTGGGCGGCGGCATCACGGAGCGCGAGCTGGACTGGATGGTGCGCAACGAGTGGGTGCGGGCGCCGGACGACGCGCTGTGGCGCCGCACCAAGCGGGGGCTGCACATGACCCCGGCGGAGCGTGATCGTTTCGCCGTGGCGTTCCAGGGGCTGGCGCAAGTCGCCTGA